The region ACCGAGGCGAAGGTGAACGCGAGGTGCTGGGCGATGGCCTCCGGGAGGGGAAGCGACCCGGTGAGGCGCTCGGGAGAGAAGATCCACGCGAACGCGTCGATGATCGGGTTCATGCCGCTGCCCCCACGGTCTTCGCCGCCGGAGCGGGGCCGGTGGTCGCACGGGTCCACGGCATGAGCACGCGGCCGAGCAGCACGAGGAAGAGATCGATGACGAGTGCGACGACGACCACGGCGACGACGCCGGCGAGCACCTCGGGGATGATGCGTCGCTGCGAGCCGTTGGTGAAGAGGTACCCGAGGTTCTCGACGCCGATGAGGATGCCGACGGTCGCGAGCGAGATCGTCGAGACGGCCGCCACCCGCAGACCCGCGAGGGTGACGGGGCCCGAGAGCGGGAACTCCACGCGCCAGAACCTCTTCCACGCCCCGAAGCCGACCGCGGCCGCCGCCTGACGGACGGCGGGATCCGTCGACGCGAGGGCGTCGGTGACCGCGCGCGTCATGATCGCGACGGCGTAGATCGTGAGCGCGATGATCAGGTTGGTCTCCGACAGCAGCGGCACGCCGAAGAGGGTGGTGATGAGCGGGAACAGCCCGAGCGAGGGGATCGTGTAGAGCAGGCCGACCGTGGTGAGCATGGGGCCGCGCAGCCCCGTGTACCGGAACGCGAGCCAGCCGAGGGGGATCGCGAGGGCGAAGCCGAGGACGATCGCGATGAGGCTCTGCCGCAGGTGGGCGACCGTGAGCGCCCCGATCAGATCGAGGTTGTCGAGCACCCAGGTCACGTGCCGGCCCCTCTCACGCTGTGCCCGCCTCGACGGCCTCCCCGACGAGCACACCCTGCGTGCGCCCCTGCGCGTCGACGAGGACGGTGCCGCGCGGCGTGTGCTTGAGCGAGAGCGCCCGGGCCCCGCGCTCGGCGCCGATGAAGTCGGCGACGAAGTCGTCGGCGGGGTTCTCCATGATCTCGCTCGGGCTGCCGACCTGCGCGATCTGCGCGCCCGGGCGCAGGATCACCACCTGGTCGCCGAGCAGGAACGCCTCGTCGATGTCGTGGGTCACGAAGACGACGGTCTTGTCGAGGTCGCGCTGCAGGCGGATCGTCTCGGCCTGCAGTTCGCGGCGCACGATCGGGTCGACGGCGCCGAAGGGCTCGTCCATGAGGAGGATCGCCGAGTCGGCGGCGAGGCCGCGGGCGACGCCGACGCGCTGCTGCTGCCCGCCGGAGAGCTGGCTCGGGTAGCGCGACGCGAGGGAGCGGTCGAGGCCGACGAGGTCGAGCAGCTCCAGCGCCCGCTCGCGGGCGGCAGCCTTCGGCGCGCCTTTCAGGATCGGCACCGTCGCGACGTTGTCGATCACGCTGAAGTGCGGCATGAGTCCGGCGCTCTGCAGCACGTAGCCGATGCCGCGGCGCAGCTGCACCGCATCCTTGCTGGCGATGTCTTCGCCGTCGATCGTGATGCGCCCGGCGGTGGGTTCGACCAGGCGGTTGATCATGCGCAGGAGGGTGGTCTTGCCGCATCCCGACGATCCGACGAACACCGTCGTCTTGCCGGCGGGGATCGTGATCGAGAAGTCGTCGACGGCCACGGTTCCGTCAGGGAACCGCTTGGTCACAGCCTCGAACTCGATCGACATGGTCGTACCTCCTCGGGGTAACCAGCCAACCACACCCCGCGGACACCGGGGCGGGGCTCGGAGATTCCGTCCGCGCGCGGTAAGGTATGCGGCCGCGGCGCGCAAGGGCTCGACGCGCCGGACGCCGCACATCTAGCGTTGCCCCATGACCGCACGCGAATACGACCTCATCGTCATCGGCGCCGGCCCCGTGGGCGAGAACGTCGCCGACCGGGCTCGGGCGGGAGGCCTCTCGGTCGCGATCGTCGAGAGCGAACTCGTCGGCGGCGAGTGCTCGTTCTGGGCGTGCATCCCGTCGAAGGCCCTGCTGCGACCGGGGGCCGCGGTGCGCGCAGCCCGCGCCGTCGACGGGGCGAAGCAGGCGGTGACGGGCGATCTCGACGTCGCAGCCGTCCTCCGGCGGCGCGACACGTTCGTGCACGAGTGGGACGACACGTCGCAGGTCGACTGGCTGATCGACATCGGCGCCGATCTGGTGCGCGGCCACGGCCGCATCACCGGGGAGCGCGCGGTCGAGGTGACCGGCGCGGACGGGTCCGTCACCAGCCTCGTGGCGCTGCACGCGGTCGCCGTCTGCACCGGCTCGGCGGCGCTCCTCCCCGACATCCCGGGGCTCGCGGATGCCGCTGCGTGGACGAGCCGCGAGGCGACGGGCGCCCGCGAGATCCCGCCGTCGCTCGCGATCATCGGCGGGGGAGTGGTCGCCTGCGAGATGGCGACCGCGTTCTCCGACCTCGGAGCATCCGTCACCGTCCTCGCCCGATCCGGTCTGCTCGGCGGCTTGGAGCCGTTCGCCGGCGACCTGGTCACCGCAGCCCTCCGCGAGCGCGGCGTGGACGTCCGCACCGGGGTGTCGCCCGCCGAGGTGCGCCGCGACGGAGCCGGCGACGTCGTCCTCACCCTCGACGACGGCAGCGAGGTCCGTGCGGCAGAGGTGCTCGTGGCGACCGGGCGCGTTCCGCGCACCGGCGATCTCGGGCTCGACAGCATCGACATCGCGCCCGGGACCTGGCTCGACGTCGACGACACCCTGCGCGTGCGCGGCACCGACTGGCTCTACGCCGTCGGCGACAGCAACCACCGGGCGCTGCTGACACACCAGGGCAAGTACCAGGCGCGCGCCGCGGGAGACGTGATCGCCGCGCGCGCGAACGGAACGGCGACGGATGCCGCGCCCTGGGGTGCTCACGCCGCCACGGCGGACCACGACGCGGTGCCGCAGGTGGTGTTCACCGATCCGGAGGTCGCCGCCGTGGGGCTCACAGCGGATCGCGCGCGGGAGCGTGGGCTCGAGGTGCGGGTGGTCGACTACGACCTGGGCGCGGTGTCGGGGGCGAGCGAGTACGCCGACGACTACCGAGGCGGCGCGCGGATGGTGGTCGACGAGAGCCGCGGCGTGCTCGTCGGGGCGACCCTCGTCGGGCCGGATGTGGCCGAGCTGCTTCACGCGGCGACCGTCGCGATCGTCGGCGAGGTGCCGATCGGGCGGCTGTGGCATGCGGTGCCGGCGTACCCGACGATCAGCGAGGTGTGGCTCCGGCTGCTCGAGGCGTACGGGCGTCCGACCCCGTCGTGAACCTGGGCGGGATCAGCCTCCTGCCAGGTGGGTCTGCGAGAATGACAGGTCGCCTCGCCGCCGCGCGGCGCGGCATCCGCCCGTCATCCGCCCCACTTCTGGAGGACCATGTCTCCCGCAGCCCTCGCCCGCACCGTCGACCACACGCTGCTCAAGCCCGAGGCCACCACGGCGGACATCGACGCGGCCATCGCCGAGGCTGCGTCGCTCGGCGCCTACAGCGTGTGCGTCTCGCCCTCCGCGCTCCCCGTCGAGGTTCCGTCCGGGCTCAAGCTCACGGTCGTGTGCGGGTTCCCCAGCGGCAAGCACCAGCCGGAGGCGAAGGCTGCCGAGGCGCGCATCGCCGTCGCGCAGGGAGCGGACGAGATCGACATGGTGATCGACCTCGGCGCAGCCCGCGAGGGCCGGTACGACGACGTCGAGGCCGACATCCGCGCCGTGCGCGAGGCCGCGCCGCAGCCGATCGTGCTCAAGGTCATCATCGAGTCGGCTGCGCTCTCCGACGAGGCGATCGTCGGCGCGTGCCGGGCGGCCGAGGCTGCCGGGGCCGACTTCGTCAAGACCTCGACCGGATTCCACCCCGCGGGCGGTGCATCCGTCCACGCGGTCGCGCTCATGAAGCAGACCGTCGGCGACCGCCTCGAGGTGAAGGCCTCGGGCGGCATCCGCTCGCTCGCCGACGCCGAGGCGATGCTCGGAGCCGGCGCGACCCGCCTCGGCCTGTCGGCCACCCGCGCCATCCTCGACGATCAGGTGGCGCAGGGCTCGTACTGACCCGACGGCGAATGCACGGATGCCGCGGCCCTCGGGTCGCGGCATCCGTCGTCTCGTGAGTTCGCGGCGCTGCGTCAGCGCCCCGGCGGGTCAGGCCGTCGCGTCGGCCCGCTTGGGCAGCACCCATCCCGCGCGCGGGAAGTGGCAGGTGTAGCCGTTCGGGATGCGGATCAGGTAGTCCTGATGCTCGGGCTCGGCCTCCCAGAACGGGCCGGCCGGCTCGATCGTGGTGACGGCCCGGCCCGGCCACAGGCCTGAGGCGTCGACGTCGGCGATCGTGTCGCGCGCGACCTGCTCCTGCTCCGACGAGAGCGGGAAGATCGTCGAGCGGTAGCTCGAGCCGATGTCGTTGCCCTGACGGTTCAGGGTCGACGGGTCGTGGATCTGGAAGAAGAACGCGAGGATGTCGCGGTACGTGGTCTTCGCGGGGTCGAAGACGATCTCGACCGCCTCGGCGTGGCCGGGGTGGTTGCGATAGGTCGCGTGCGCGTTCTCGCCGCCGGTGTAGCCGACGCGCGTGCCGAGCACGCCGGGCTGGCGGCGGATGAGGTCTTCCATGCCCCAGAAGCAGCCGCCGGCGAGCACTGCCGTCTCGCTGCCGGGGGTCTGGGTGATGCTGCCGGTGTCGGCGGGTCCGCTGGTCATGTCGGTGTCCTTCGCTGTCTCGAGAATTATCCCAGGGTGACGGCTGAGGCGCAGGCCCTACCGTCATCCAGGGTCAACGCCCGGGGAGCCCGATTCGGTCCCGCCAAACTGGGAGCGGGCCGTGAATCGCGACGGATGCGGCGCCCGACCGTCATCGATAGCGTGGCCCCGGGCGAATGGAGCAGCGATGGACAAGGTCGATCTGAAGGCGGTCATCCCCGCCTACCGCGCACAGCGGGGTCGGTTCGAGATCGTCCAGGTGCCGCCGCTGCGCTACCTCATGATCGAGGGCGCCGGTGACCCGAACACCGCGGCTGCGTACTCGGAGGCGGTCTCGGCGCTCTATTCGGTCGCGTACAAGCTGAAGTTCCGCAGCAAGCGCGAGCTCGGGCGCGACTACGTCGTGATGCCGCTCGAGGCGCTGTGGTGGGCTGACGACATGGACGCGTTCACGGCGGCACGCGACAAGGGCCGATGGCAGTGGACGCTGCTCAATCTCGTGCCCGACTGGATCGACGCGGATCTGGTCGCCGAGACGCAGGACGCCGTCGCCCGCGCGAAGGATGCGTCGCCCGCGGTCGTCCGGCTGCGGCTGGAGGAACTCGCGGAGGGCCGCTGTGTGCAGACCCTCCACGTCGGCTCGTACGACGACGAGGCCCCGGTGCTCGCCGCGATGCACGGCGAATTCATCCCGGCAGCCGGGCTGCAGATGACGGGCCGGCACCATGAGGTGTACCTGAACGACCCCAGACGCACCGAGCCCGACAGGCTGCGCACGATTCTGCGTCAGCCTGTCGGGCCCGTGATGTAGGTGTGGGCACCCGGCCTCGGCCGGGTGCGGCGGGGTCAGTACCAGCCGGTCGACTGCGAGTGGCCCCATGCGCCGCACGGCGTGCCGTAGCGACCCTGGATGTAGCCGAGGCCCCAGCTGATCTGCGTGGCGGCGTTGGTCTGCCAGTCGGCGCCGGCCGAGCCCATCTTGCTGCCGGGGAGGGCCTGCGGGATGCCGTAGGCGCCGCTGCCGGCGTTGTACGCCGACACGTTCCAGCC is a window of Microbacterium terrae DNA encoding:
- a CDS encoding ABC transporter permease; translation: MTWVLDNLDLIGALTVAHLRQSLIAIVLGFALAIPLGWLAFRYTGLRGPMLTTVGLLYTIPSLGLFPLITTLFGVPLLSETNLIIALTIYAVAIMTRAVTDALASTDPAVRQAAAAVGFGAWKRFWRVEFPLSGPVTLAGLRVAAVSTISLATVGILIGVENLGYLFTNGSQRRIIPEVLAGVVAVVVVALVIDLFLVLLGRVLMPWTRATTGPAPAAKTVGAAA
- a CDS encoding ABC transporter ATP-binding protein yields the protein MSIEFEAVTKRFPDGTVAVDDFSITIPAGKTTVFVGSSGCGKTTLLRMINRLVEPTAGRITIDGEDIASKDAVQLRRGIGYVLQSAGLMPHFSVIDNVATVPILKGAPKAAARERALELLDLVGLDRSLASRYPSQLSGGQQQRVGVARGLAADSAILLMDEPFGAVDPIVRRELQAETIRLQRDLDKTVVFVTHDIDEAFLLGDQVVILRPGAQIAQVGSPSEIMENPADDFVADFIGAERGARALSLKHTPRGTVLVDAQGRTQGVLVGEAVEAGTA
- a CDS encoding dihydrolipoyl dehydrogenase family protein, yielding MTAREYDLIVIGAGPVGENVADRARAGGLSVAIVESELVGGECSFWACIPSKALLRPGAAVRAARAVDGAKQAVTGDLDVAAVLRRRDTFVHEWDDTSQVDWLIDIGADLVRGHGRITGERAVEVTGADGSVTSLVALHAVAVCTGSAALLPDIPGLADAAAWTSREATGAREIPPSLAIIGGGVVACEMATAFSDLGASVTVLARSGLLGGLEPFAGDLVTAALRERGVDVRTGVSPAEVRRDGAGDVVLTLDDGSEVRAAEVLVATGRVPRTGDLGLDSIDIAPGTWLDVDDTLRVRGTDWLYAVGDSNHRALLTHQGKYQARAAGDVIAARANGTATDAAPWGAHAATADHDAVPQVVFTDPEVAAVGLTADRARERGLEVRVVDYDLGAVSGASEYADDYRGGARMVVDESRGVLVGATLVGPDVAELLHAATVAIVGEVPIGRLWHAVPAYPTISEVWLRLLEAYGRPTPS
- the deoC gene encoding deoxyribose-phosphate aldolase, which produces MSPAALARTVDHTLLKPEATTADIDAAIAEAASLGAYSVCVSPSALPVEVPSGLKLTVVCGFPSGKHQPEAKAAEARIAVAQGADEIDMVIDLGAAREGRYDDVEADIRAVREAAPQPIVLKVIIESAALSDEAIVGACRAAEAAGADFVKTSTGFHPAGGASVHAVALMKQTVGDRLEVKASGGIRSLADAEAMLGAGATRLGLSATRAILDDQVAQGSY
- the msrA gene encoding peptide-methionine (S)-S-oxide reductase MsrA, which codes for MTSGPADTGSITQTPGSETAVLAGGCFWGMEDLIRRQPGVLGTRVGYTGGENAHATYRNHPGHAEAVEIVFDPAKTTYRDILAFFFQIHDPSTLNRQGNDIGSSYRSTIFPLSSEQEQVARDTIADVDASGLWPGRAVTTIEPAGPFWEAEPEHQDYLIRIPNGYTCHFPRAGWVLPKRADATA
- a CDS encoding GyrI-like domain-containing protein, which encodes MDKVDLKAVIPAYRAQRGRFEIVQVPPLRYLMIEGAGDPNTAAAYSEAVSALYSVAYKLKFRSKRELGRDYVVMPLEALWWADDMDAFTAARDKGRWQWTLLNLVPDWIDADLVAETQDAVARAKDASPAVVRLRLEELAEGRCVQTLHVGSYDDEAPVLAAMHGEFIPAAGLQMTGRHHEVYLNDPRRTEPDRLRTILRQPVGPVM